One Rhododendron vialii isolate Sample 1 chromosome 2a, ASM3025357v1 genomic region harbors:
- the LOC131317338 gene encoding uncharacterized protein LOC131317338 yields MAREPSQTPQGSSSNFRPPPSSLGTRGALPRPPPMCYKCNQPGHVRAQCPRLGETCYICGKADHFARNCSQGSGVRSESSSVQQQGIGHNAGQQFRGTLRQQQPHFRQTTSAQSSGIDKGASSSAPTQGSGQRGGFVQGQGTQGRVFNITSAIPSISSQAPETTVVRGGRTPLDRICQDCELNIRDRRFVFDVIVLGMSGFDLILGMDWVGLFIVGEFDVR; encoded by the exons ATGGCAAGGGAACCATCTCAGACACCGCAGGGTAGTTCATCGAATTTTAGGCCACCGCCTTCTTCTTTAGGGACTCGAGGTGCTTTGCCTAGACCTCCACCTATGTGCTACAAGTGTAACCAACCTGGACAcgttcgtgctcagtgtccTCGCCTCGGGGAAACTTGTTATATCTGTGGTAAAGCGGATCATTTCGCAAGGAACTGTTCTCAGGGGTCGGGAGTGCGTAGCGAGTCGAGTTCCGTGCAGCAACAGGGAATAGGGCATAATGCAGGCCAACAGTTCAGGGGCACTTTGAGGCAGCAGCAGCCTCACTTCCGCCAGACTACATCAGCTCAGAGCTCCGGGATCGAtaagggagcgagttcttccgcgCCTACTCAGGGTTCTGGTCAGAGGGGAGGTTTTGTGCAGGGCCAAGGTACCCAGGGACGAGTTTTCAACATCACTTCTGCTATCCCATCTATTTCTTCTCAGGCTCCGGAGACCactgttgtgaggg GGGGTAGAACGCCTCTTGATCGTATTTGTCAAGATTGTGAGTTGAATATTCGTGATCGTCGTTTCGTATTCGACGTCATTGTTTTGGGAATGTCGGGATTCGATCTTATtctgggaatggattg GGTCGGTTTATTCattgttggcgagtttgacgttagatga